Proteins co-encoded in one Planctomycetota bacterium genomic window:
- a CDS encoding sigma-70 family RNA polymerase sigma factor: MTRDPGETTIGGPLRDFPSTSWGLLRSAREENRRALERLIELYWKPAYFYIRAAGRRSVEDAKDLTQEFFARMLERRDWERLRPERGSFRGFLKKALRNFMTDAARRERARRPPDGTPLLRFEDLDDRAPAPPPGDPETVFDREWERTVLEDSLRELEDRLRRHGASALFDVFRLYCLEGEGRLTYAEVAERLGLRESDVRKRLARCRAELREIVLGRVKAYAADEQEAQEEYRRIVGP; encoded by the coding sequence ATGACTCGGGATCCGGGAGAAACCACGATCGGGGGGCCGCTGCGGGACTTCCCCTCGACCTCGTGGGGGCTGCTGCGCTCGGCGCGGGAGGAGAACCGCCGGGCGCTGGAGCGGCTGATCGAACTCTACTGGAAACCCGCGTACTTCTACATCCGCGCGGCCGGACGCCGCAGCGTCGAGGACGCCAAGGACCTGACGCAGGAATTCTTCGCCCGCATGCTCGAGCGCCGGGACTGGGAGCGGCTTCGCCCGGAACGCGGAAGCTTCCGAGGGTTCCTCAAAAAGGCGCTGCGCAACTTCATGACGGACGCCGCGCGCCGCGAGCGCGCCCGCCGGCCTCCGGACGGAACTCCGCTTCTGCGGTTCGAGGATCTCGACGACCGGGCGCCCGCGCCTCCCCCGGGGGACCCCGAGACGGTCTTCGACCGGGAGTGGGAGCGGACGGTGCTTGAGGATTCGCTCCGGGAGCTTGAGGACCGTCTGCGCCGTCATGGAGCCTCGGCACTGTTCGACGTCTTCCGACTGTACTGTCTGGAAGGAGAAGGCCGCCTCACGTACGCCGAAGTCGCCGAGCGTCTGGGCTTGCGGGAGTCGGACGTCCGCAAGCGCCTGGCCCGGTGCCGGGCGGAGCTTCGGGAGATCGTGCTGGGCCGGGTGAAAGCCTACGCCGCCGACGAGCAGGAAGCGCAGGAGGAGTACCGGAGGATCGTGGGGCCATGA